CAATGAGGTGCTCTGCGCGCTCTGCTGCCAGACCCAAGTCGTGGGTAATAAACAGTACGGCGTTGCCGAGCTCCTTGGTCAGCGTTTCCAGGTGATCCAGAATCTGCTTCTGAACCGTCACGTCCAACGCGGAGGTTGGCTCATCGGCAATCAGCAGCTTCGGACGTGCTGCCAAGCCGATACCGATGAGAGCACGCTGGCGCATACCGCCGGAGAACTCATGTGGGTACTGCTTCGCGCGCCGCTCGGCATCGGGAAGCCCTGCTTCCTCCAGTACCTGCGCAACGCGCTCTTTGCGCTTGGATCCCTCAACCACATTGTTGGCCTTGAGGGATTCCTCGACCTGGGTGCCAATGCGCCACACCGGGTTGAGGTTGGACATTGGATCCTGCGGAACCAAGCCAATGTGAGAGCCGCGAAGCTTCTCATAATCCTTGTTATCGAAGCCAGTAATATCTTCGCCTTCGAAGATGATCTGGCCTTCAGTAACCTTGCCGTTGCCGGGAAGCAGACCAAGAATAGACATTGCGGTGGTGGACTTACCGGAGCCGGACTCACCCACGATTGCAACAGACTGGCCTGGGTAGATGGTCATGTTGACGCCGCGGACTGCTTCGACGATACCGGTGGAGGAAGCGAAGGCGATCTTGACGCCCTTCATCTCCAGCAATGGCTGTTCAGCGTTATGTTCAGTCATGATTATCGCTTCCTTGCCTTTGGATCGAGCGCGTCACGGACAACGTCACCCATCATGATAAAGCTCAATACGGTCAGTGCTAGGGCACCTGCTGGGTAGAACAGAACCATTGGTTCCTGGCGCAGTGATGCCTGTGCCTGAGAAATATCTCCACCCCACGAAACAATGGTTGGCGGAAGACCAATACCAAGGAACGACAGCGTTGCCTCAGCCACGATGAACGTACCAAGTGCCACCGTTGCGTAGGAGATGATTGGGGCTGCAGCGTTAGGCAGGGCGTGGCTGAACAGAATGCGCCACTTCGATGCACCAACAGAACGTGCTGCCTGAACGAATTCCTCGTTTTTAATGGACATCACGGCACCACGCGTAATACGGGCAATGTTAACCCAGCCGAAGAGACCGAGAACCAGAACCACGGTGAGGATGGTGCGGTATTCCTTGAACATCTGCATAACCACGATTGCTGCAAGAACCAGTGGAATTGCGAAGAAGATATCAGTAATACGGGACAAGATGGTGTCAGCCCAGCCGCCAAAGAAGCCAGCGATGGAGCCAACCAGGGCGCCAACAACGGTGACCAAAGCAGTGGTGAGAACACCCACGAGAACGGATGCACGTGCACCGTAGATAACGCGGGAGTAGATGTCACAGCCCTGGCGGTCAAAGCCGAAGATGTGTCCTTCCTCAGAAGGATTCAGTGAGTTGGCCAGCGTACAAGCGCGTGGATCGACAGAAGTAAACAGTGATGGGAACAGCGCCAGCAAAAGGGCAACCAAAATCATGAAGGAAGCAACCCAGAAGAGCGGACGCTTGCGCAGGTAGCGCCAAGCCTCAGCCCACTGCGAGGATGGTGCGGACTCGTCCTTAACGGCGTCCACTGCACCCAAACCGGTTTCATCAGTTTCGGCGATGTAGTGGTCCTGGCCGCGACGGCCCTGGGAAACCAAGATTTCTTCGCCGAGATCCTGGGGGTCTGTATTGCGATCGATATTAGGCATAGCGAATCCTTGGGTCGAGTACCGCGTAGAGAAGGTCAACCAGCAGGTTGGCCACAATGTAGATAACTACGAGGACGGTGGTAAAGGACACGATGGTGGTTGGCTCACCGCGCAGAATTGCTTGGTAGAGCGTGCCACCGACACCGTTGATACCGAAGATGCCCTCAGTAACAATGGCGCCAGTCATCAGGGAGCCGAGGTCGGCGCCGATGAAGGTAGCAACGGGAATCAGCGAGTTACGCAGCACGTGGCGGTTCATCACCTGGCCGCCTGACAAGCCCTTTGCGCGTGCAGTACGTACGTAGTCCGCGCGCATGTTCTCACTGACGGACTGTCGCGTCAGACGGATGATGTATGCACAGGAGAGCGCGCCCAGCACGATTGCTGGCATGAGCAGTGATTGGAATGATTCATCTCTACCGACTGTCACCGGTAGCAAGTCCCAGCGAATACCGACGATGTATTGGAAGACGAAGCCGGTAACGAAGGAAGGAACTGCAATAACCAGCAGGGAGACAACCAGAACGGTGGAGTCGAAGAAGCCACCGCGGCGGATGCCGGAGAATACGCCGAAGGCGATACCGAAGATGGTCTCGAAGACAATAGCCATGAAGGCCAGCTTCAGAGTTACTGGGAAGACATTCTGCATTACCTCTGTAACCGGCACGCCGGAGAAGGTGGTGCCAAAGTCCAGGGTCAAAATGCCCTTGACATACAGCAGGTACTGAATAATGAATGGCTTGTCCAGGTTATATTCAGCCTCAATGCGTGCACGCGCGGCTTCGGTCAAGCCGCGGTCACCGCCCAGTGCCTCTACCGGATCACCAGGCATGAGGAAGACAAGCGCGTAGATGAGCAGGGTCGCTCCGAAGAACACCGGAATCATCTGGAGCACTCGTCGCCCAATGTAGCGCAACATAAATGTGTCCTTTACAAAATTGTGGGTCCAACTACCGATTCCGCAACGTATCTAAGTCACCAAGTCGAGTCGTTGTGACTTATCTTAAATCCCTCGCCCTGCTACTGATAATCGGCACAGCCCCATTTGAAAGCCTATTCACCCAACGTAAATAAACTGTTGAGTGTTACGTCCTATAGTGTGGTATACGAAAATTAATAAGCTGGGCTAATCCAAGAAACCATAAAAATCTATCCCATAAAATGGGAAACCGCTCGCTGGCTGCGGTCTTTCACGGTTACCCCAAATAGTGGGCAATCTTGGCGTCCCCGATTTGAAACAAGTGTGAATAACTGTTGCAGACATTGGCAGCTGTTGTGAAGAATCCTAGCCCGCAAGCCAGGATCGCACTAGGGGGAAGTACTAAAAAGATGATGGAGACGGGCGTATAGGCCCGCTGGATTCAGCCTTGGAGGGGTGGCATGACTAAGCCCTCGCCATCCAACAGGTGCGTGGAGCGAGGGCCTAGCTTAAGAACTTACGTCATCAGTTAGGTCCAAGGACCCGGGGAGAAATTAGTTCTTGGTGATATCGGTGAAGATTGGAACGGAGTCCCAGCCGAAGACCACGTTGTCAACGTTCTCAGAGTAGCCAGCGGTCACGTTGGAGTACCACAGTGGGATAGCTGGAAGGTCTTCGAACAGGATGGTCTGAGCTTCCTTGAAGCGCTCTGCTGCTTCCTCAGGGGAGTCAGCTGCGTCAGCCTCGCGGATCTTCGCGTCGAAGTCTGGGTTGGAGTAGTCACCATCGTTGGAACCAGCGCCGGTGCCGTACATTGCGGCCAGGAAGTTACCCATACCTGGGTAGTCAGCCTGCCAGCCGGTACGGAATGCGGTTTCGATGGTGCGGTTGGTGACCTCATCACGCAGGGACTTGAAGTCTGGGTAAGGAGCGCCGATTGCTTCGATTTCCAGGGTGTTCTTGATGGAGTTTGCAGCTGCATCAACCCATGCCTGGTGGCCGCCGTCAGAGTCGTACGCAATTGCGAACTCTGGAGAGGACCACTCGTTCATTTCATCAGCCTGTGCCCAGAGTTCCTTAGCCTTTTCTGGGTCGTATTCAAGAACCTCGTTGCCTGGTACGTCCTCAGAGAAGCCAGCTACAACTGGAGAGGTGAAGTCAGAAGCAGGGGTGCGGGTGTTCTGGAAGATGGTCTCAGTGATCTCTTCACGGTTGATGGCGTGGGACAGTGCCTGGCGGCGCAGAACGCCTTCCTCGCCACCGAAGTGCTCTAGGTTCTCACCAATGGTGAAGGATTGGAAGACAGCGGAAGGCTGGTTGACTGCACGGTCGCCCAGGTCAGACTCGTAGACAGAGAACGCGGAGTCTGGAATCTTGTCCAGAACGTCCAGGTTGCCGGAAAGCAGGTCAGCATAAGCTGCATCCTGGGATGGGTAGAAGATGATGTCTAGGCCATCGTTTTGTGCAGCGTTGTCGCCAGCATAGTCAGGGTTTGGTACCAGCAATGCGTTGGAATTGTGGTTCCACTCTTCGAGCATGTATGGGCCGTTGCCCACTGGGTTCTCGCCGAAGGCGTCCATGTCTTCGAAAGCAACCTCTGGAAGTGGGGAGAACGCGGAGTAGCCCAAGCGCTGAGGGAAGTCAGCGGTTGGGTTGTTCATGGTTACCTTGAAGGTCTTGTCATCAATAACCTCAAGACCCTCAAGCTCTTCCACGCCTTCTTCTGCATAGCCCTTGATTGGCTCGAAGAAGTAAGCACCGAGCTGTGCGTTAGCAACAGCGTAGTTCCATGCATCAACGAAGGAGTTCGCGGTGACGTCAGTGCCGTCGGTGAACTTCCAGTCCTTCAGGGTGATGGTGAATTCGGTGTTATCGTCGTTTGGTTCGATGGACTCTGCAACTTCGTTGTAGGTCTCACCCTCAGCGTCGTAGCCAACTAGGCCGGAGAAGATCGAGTCAACGATCTTGCCGCCGCCAGTTTCGTTGGTGTTGGCAGGAACCAGCGGGTTCTGGGGCTCGGTGCCGATAGTCAGGATGTAGTTGTCACCGCCGGACGATGCACCGCCGTCGGATGCAGCGGAATCATCGGAAGATGAGGAGTCGGAGCAGGCCACGAGGGCGAGCGAGGTTGAGGCTGCAGCAAGCAGCGCGATCGTCTTCTTGATCGTCATGAGGGTGGACCTCCACGTTGAGATGAAAAAACCTATAGCCGAACCTGTGATTGGGCTTGGAGTAAATCTACCTTGTGAAAGACGGCACAGACAAGATTAACTAATCTGCACTGGTTAAGGCGGTTGAGTCCCACTCAGTGAAACTTGGAGCTACCTGCAAAGACTGCGAATTATTTTGCTAAGAATGTATTTTATCTCACCCCAGTTAAGGGGTGAGACGTATCCAACTAGAAATGGCCTCAATGAACCCAGAAGAGTTCTCAATGTGGGGCATGTTCTTGGCTTTTTCTATTGTCTGCTCGGTAAATGCAGAGGCTACCCGTGCCTTTGCCCGGCGAATAACGGGCAACCACAGACGCTGTCCTGAGTACAAAAACAGCACCGGTGATTCGACCCGTCTCTCCATCCAGCGAAGAGGAACGCTTGAAGTTAGAAGCCGGTGGTTGTGGATAGTTCCGCGTTGAACGTTGCCAATCTGCGCCGCGGATTGACGCAGACGGAGATTCTCTTCAAAGCGCAGCACGTCGTTTTTCCGGAACTTTGATGAGGTGTTGTTGCTTAGCTCGGCTTTGTAGAATCGCTGCGGAACTTTACGCACAGGCAGGCGGCACCAAATGGAGCTGATCAACAAATACAGGAAATCCCAGGGGCGGGCGGCCATGCTGCGGCGGAAATCAACGGGGTAGGCCCCGGAAATACTCACGACTCCGGCAACGCGCTCCGGTTTATCAATAGCCACTGACCAGGCCAGCGAAGCGCCGGTGTCATTGCCCACCACAATGGCTTTGTCATAGCCGAGCGCCTGGATGACGCCGGAGATATCCCCGGTGAGAGTGCGGATGTCTTGCCCTAGTCCTGCTGGTGGTTTATCCGACATGCCAAATCCACGCAGGTCTACAGCGGCCACTCGAAAGCCCTTCTGAGCAAGTGGTGCAATGACATCGCGGTATTCGAACCAGCCACCAAAAGTGCCGTGAATAAGAACAATCAGTGGATTACCATTTTCGCCCGCGGTCACCACGTGCAGGCGAATGCCGTGGGTATGGACAAACTCATGTTCAAAATCGCCTTTGAGTTCAACCACGGACGGGGAGAGGGGCTTAGACGGCAAGTTAAGTCCTTAAATGTTTAATGCTGCTGGGGTTACGTTGATTCTTCAATGCTGACGCTAGCTAAATGGTGGTGTTAGTGGGAATGCGTGGGCAAAAGAATCCGGCATCGGTGGTTCATACAAAAATCCGCCCGCGGCAGGAAGTCGTGCAACGGGCGGATAGGTGAAGGTGGGGAGGAAAGGAAAAGGAAACCTTTAGGTGTAAAGACCCTTGTTGCGCTTTTCCACAGCATTGGTTGCCTTACCTGGAACCAAGTGCTTGAGCTCACCGACAGATTCAATCGTCTTCTCGGGTTTCTTAACCTTCTTGACTTGGCTAAAGCCGATTGCTGCCAAGACGCCGGCGATGACGATCATGAGAAGGAAGACAATCAGGTAAGCAGCCCAGCGGTCGAACCACAGGTGGGTGAGTAGCTCCGCGAGGAAGAAGAAAAAGAAGAAAGAGCTGTACAGCGCGATAACACCGGCAACGCCGAACAGGCCGGCACCAATGCCGCCCTTCTTGGCGGATGCAGCTAGCTCAGTCTTTGCCAGCTCAATCTCGGAGCGAACCAAGGTGGAAATCTGCTCGGTTGCGTTAGAAACTAGCGTTCCGATAGAAGTCTCACCCGGCTTGCTGGTGTCAACATCCGATAGCGGAATGGAGTTGACCTTTGGGCCGAAGCTCTCGGCACCATCGGTGTAGAGTCCGTCTTTGCTCACGGTAGAATACCTTCCTCAAAAGGGTGCGCAGTGTCGTTTCATTAATCTTTAATAACCACAGTAGATCAAAAACCTCCCTGTGACATACGTGCCCATCCTAATAGATTTAGATGTAGATGATCCGTTTGGCGTAGCGATTGCCTAAAACAGTGCTCATGAATACCCCTAAATAGCGGCCGAACACGTGCCAGCTACCTGGCAATTAGCCAATTTTGGCTAGGTGAAGCCCGCCTATTATCGTCCGGGAATTACTATCCGGCTAGCGGCGTGTGAGCCCAGGACAAGAAGTCTGGGGTCTTATGGGCTTTGCGTGGCTCCAGCGGTGGACGCTGAAACAACCAGATGCCGGCTACCACCAAAGCCGCAACGCCAGCTACAACGGAAGCGCCAATGCCTACTTCCTTCGCACCAGGCATAGTAAATAGAGGAACAGGATCGCGGAATGTGCGGATATCCCAACCGTTTTCCAGCGCGGCCTTCTTCATGGCGCGGTCAGGATTCACGGCAACAGGGTTGCCCACCAATTCCAACATTGGAATATCGGTAGCAGAATCCGAGTAGGCAAAGCTTTCAGCCAAGTTAATGTTCTCAGTCTGTCCAATCTTCGCCACGGCATCAGCTTTGGCATGGCCTTTGAGGTAGTGGACAATACCGCCGGTAAAGCGGCCATCCACGGTTTCAAGTTCAGTAGCCACAACGTGCTCCACGCCGAGTTCTTCAGCGATAAGACGAACGAGTGTTGCTTCAGAAGCGGAGATAATCACAACTTCATGGCCAGCGGCCTGGTGGAACTTAATGAGCTCACGGGCCTCATGGTAAATCGCCGGAGTAACCACGGTATGCATGGTTTCACGCGCGATGTTTTCTACTTCTTCCACAGACCAGCCAGTAACCATCGCCGCCAATTGGTCGCGCGTGGCATCCATCTGTTCCGAAGTCTGGCCCGCCATCATGTAGCTGGCCTTAGCCAAAGTCATCTGCAATGCATCGGCAGGAGTAATAAGCCCGTTGTTCATGAATTCTTTGCCAAATGCAAAGGCAGATGAGGTGGCAATGATCGTCTTGTCCAGATCGAAGAATGCCGCGATACGGCCGTTCTTCGCTGGTAGATGATCATGTGTGCTCATATGCTGCTTCCGTAAATCCATGTCAATCGCTCACTCCAGGATATCGCCTTAATGAAAGTGACGGAGTGTAACGATTGGGTAAATTGTTAACTTCTGTGACTATTGTGGCACTGCTGTGGCTCAATGTCTATAGGGAGAATCGTAGAGTTTCCTTCCTGTGTTACTGACTTATCCACAGATTTTTAATGACACGTCAACGTTCGGGGTGAAAATCGGGTAGTTATCCACAGGCAACTCAATTGGCACTAGTGCGGGCTTGTGCCCAACGGTCATAGTTGAGCCATGACGCACCACACCGATTTTATCCTCATAGCCTGCACAGACCCAGTAGTCTCCCCAGAGGCAGCGCACGCCGCGGCCGCTACCCGGCGCGAAGTCATCCACGCAACCGATCCGCGCGATTTGAGCCGCTACGCACCAGACGCATCGGCAGTGATTGTGGACTCTTCTACCGCCGCGCATGTAGCTGCCACAGGTCGAAGATCACGTATTTACTATGTGGCGCCGGAACCCGGGCCGATTGATTATGAGGCCGCGCTTCGATCCCGCGCCGAGCAGGCTTTCATTTTGCCAGCAGAATCCACGCAGTTGCTACAAGCTTTGGCGGCAGATTCCACCCAGCAGACCAGCAATGCAGCACTTCGCATCACGGTGGTTGGGGCCAGCGGGGGAGTTGGGGCATCAACACTTGCCGCAGCAATAGC
This region of Corynebacterium casei LMG S-19264 genomic DNA includes:
- a CDS encoding ABC transporter permease, producing MLRYIGRRVLQMIPVFFGATLLIYALVFLMPGDPVEALGGDRGLTEAARARIEAEYNLDKPFIIQYLLYVKGILTLDFGTTFSGVPVTEVMQNVFPVTLKLAFMAIVFETIFGIAFGVFSGIRRGGFFDSTVLVVSLLVIAVPSFVTGFVFQYIVGIRWDLLPVTVGRDESFQSLLMPAIVLGALSCAYIIRLTRQSVSENMRADYVRTARAKGLSGGQVMNRHVLRNSLIPVATFIGADLGSLMTGAIVTEGIFGINGVGGTLYQAILRGEPTTIVSFTTVLVVIYIVANLLVDLLYAVLDPRIRYA
- a CDS encoding phage holin family protein — protein: MSKDGLYTDGAESFGPKVNSIPLSDVDTSKPGETSIGTLVSNATEQISTLVRSEIELAKTELAASAKKGGIGAGLFGVAGVIALYSSFFFFFFLAELLTHLWFDRWAAYLIVFLLMIVIAGVLAAIGFSQVKKVKKPEKTIESVGELKHLVPGKATNAVEKRNKGLYT
- a CDS encoding HAD family hydrolase; the encoded protein is MSTHDHLPAKNGRIAAFFDLDKTIIATSSAFAFGKEFMNNGLITPADALQMTLAKASYMMAGQTSEQMDATRDQLAAMVTGWSVEEVENIARETMHTVVTPAIYHEARELIKFHQAAGHEVVIISASEATLVRLIAEELGVEHVVATELETVDGRFTGGIVHYLKGHAKADAVAKIGQTENINLAESFAYSDSATDIPMLELVGNPVAVNPDRAMKKAALENGWDIRTFRDPVPLFTMPGAKEVGIGASVVAGVAALVVAGIWLFQRPPLEPRKAHKTPDFLSWAHTPLAG
- a CDS encoding alpha/beta fold hydrolase, which codes for MPSKPLSPSVVELKGDFEHEFVHTHGIRLHVVTAGENGNPLIVLIHGTFGGWFEYRDVIAPLAQKGFRVAAVDLRGFGMSDKPPAGLGQDIRTLTGDISGVIQALGYDKAIVVGNDTGASLAWSVAIDKPERVAGVVSISGAYPVDFRRSMAARPWDFLYLLISSIWCRLPVRKVPQRFYKAELSNNTSSKFRKNDVLRFEENLRLRQSAAQIGNVQRGTIHNHRLLTSSVPLRWMERRVESPVLFLYSGQRLWLPVIRRAKARVASAFTEQTIEKAKNMPHIENSSGFIEAISSWIRLTP
- a CDS encoding peptide ABC transporter substrate-binding protein produces the protein MTIKKTIALLAAASTSLALVACSDSSSSDDSAASDGGASSGGDNYILTIGTEPQNPLVPANTNETGGGKIVDSIFSGLVGYDAEGETYNEVAESIEPNDDNTEFTITLKDWKFTDGTDVTANSFVDAWNYAVANAQLGAYFFEPIKGYAEEGVEELEGLEVIDDKTFKVTMNNPTADFPQRLGYSAFSPLPEVAFEDMDAFGENPVGNGPYMLEEWNHNSNALLVPNPDYAGDNAAQNDGLDIIFYPSQDAAYADLLSGNLDVLDKIPDSAFSVYESDLGDRAVNQPSAVFQSFTIGENLEHFGGEEGVLRRQALSHAINREEITETIFQNTRTPASDFTSPVVAGFSEDVPGNEVLEYDPEKAKELWAQADEMNEWSSPEFAIAYDSDGGHQAWVDAAANSIKNTLEIEAIGAPYPDFKSLRDEVTNRTIETAFRTGWQADYPGMGNFLAAMYGTGAGSNDGDYSNPDFDAKIREADAADSPEEAAERFKEAQTILFEDLPAIPLWYSNVTAGYSENVDNVVFGWDSVPIFTDITKN
- a CDS encoding ABC transporter permease codes for the protein MPNIDRNTDPQDLGEEILVSQGRRGQDHYIAETDETGLGAVDAVKDESAPSSQWAEAWRYLRKRPLFWVASFMILVALLLALFPSLFTSVDPRACTLANSLNPSEEGHIFGFDRQGCDIYSRVIYGARASVLVGVLTTALVTVVGALVGSIAGFFGGWADTILSRITDIFFAIPLVLAAIVVMQMFKEYRTILTVVLVLGLFGWVNIARITRGAVMSIKNEEFVQAARSVGASKWRILFSHALPNAAAPIISYATVALGTFIVAEATLSFLGIGLPPTIVSWGGDISQAQASLRQEPMVLFYPAGALALTVLSFIMMGDVVRDALDPKARKR